One stretch of Deinococcus ficus DNA includes these proteins:
- a CDS encoding phage tail protein: MSEPFLAEIRLTSFNFAPKGWAMCNGQLLPINQNQALFSLLGTAYGGNGQTNFALPDLRGRRPMHASGPYPGQMAGQELHTLNTNEVPAHNHALNASSSPGSAIGPAGNVLAATGEVALYTDGAGSVALNSSSIQAVGGGQPHENRPPYLVLNYIIALQGIFPSRN, encoded by the coding sequence ATGTCTGAACCCTTCCTGGCGGAAATCCGCCTTACCAGCTTCAACTTCGCGCCCAAAGGCTGGGCGATGTGTAACGGCCAGCTGCTGCCCATCAACCAGAATCAGGCGCTGTTTTCCCTGCTTGGCACGGCGTATGGCGGGAACGGGCAGACAAACTTCGCCCTTCCAGACCTGCGGGGGCGCCGGCCGATGCATGCGAGCGGTCCCTACCCAGGGCAGATGGCCGGCCAGGAATTACACACGCTGAATACCAACGAGGTGCCGGCGCACAATCACGCGTTGAACGCCAGCAGCAGCCCCGGCAGCGCCATCGGCCCAGCCGGGAACGTCCTCGCCGCGACAGGTGAGGTCGCCTTGTACACGGATGGTGCGGGCAGCGTGGCGTTGAACTCATCGTCCATTCAGGCCGTCGGCGGCGGTCAACCCCATGAGAACCGGCCTCCTTACCTGGTCCTGAATTACATCATCGCGCTGCAGGGGATCTTCCCCTCAAGGAATTGA
- a CDS encoding phage tail protein, translated as MGQPYVGEIRMFAGNFAPAGWAFCDGQLLPISENDVLFTLIGTTYGGDGQSTFALPDLRGRSPLHQGQGPGIQTPYPMGAVGGVETVTLTQAQLPPHSHALMASGAPATSGAPQGRVLARPAAGQAYLDDMPVMAMNAAALGGTGGSQPHENMAPYLPLSFIISLYGIFPSQA; from the coding sequence ATGGGCCAACCTTACGTCGGTGAGATCCGCATGTTCGCCGGAAACTTTGCCCCAGCCGGCTGGGCCTTCTGTGACGGGCAGCTTCTGCCGATCTCCGAAAATGACGTCCTGTTCACCTTGATCGGGACGACCTACGGTGGCGACGGGCAGTCGACATTCGCCCTGCCGGACCTGCGCGGCCGCTCTCCGCTGCATCAGGGTCAGGGGCCTGGAATTCAGACTCCCTACCCCATGGGCGCTGTGGGCGGCGTCGAGACCGTCACCCTGACGCAGGCTCAGCTGCCCCCACACTCCCATGCGCTGATGGCCAGCGGAGCGCCGGCCACCAGCGGTGCGCCGCAGGGCCGGGTCCTGGCTCGCCCGGCGGCCGGGCAGGCGTATCTGGACGACATGCCGGTCATGGCGATGAACGCGGCCGCTCTGGGCGGGACCGGAGGCAGCCAGCCGCACGAGAATATGGCTCCCTATCTGCCCCTCTCCTTCATCATTTCCCTGTACGGGATCTTCCCGAGCCAGGCCTAA